The Stappia sp. genome window below encodes:
- a CDS encoding cytochrome c codes for MSLRLLVWPLALVLLAVAAAVYLTWPERIDAAQLPAHEADLANGERLFWAGGCASCHAAPGAKGEDKLLLAGGLELKTPFGSFTVPNLSSDPQAGIGGWSDADFVTAMVKGTSPDGRHYYPSFPYASYRHMRLEDLIDLKAFLDTLPPSDARNGDHDLAFPYSIRAGLGAWKLLYLGQPAPPVPDSDDPLVARGAYLVTGAGHCAECHTPRDAFGGLDSARWLAGGPDPEGGDGAIPNITPSQAGIGGWSAADIAYYLESGFTPDFDSVGGSMASVQENWAKVPDEDRRAVAAYLKAIAPLP; via the coding sequence ATGTCCCTGCGCCTGCTCGTCTGGCCACTCGCGCTCGTTCTGCTCGCGGTCGCCGCGGCCGTCTACCTCACCTGGCCCGAGCGGATCGATGCGGCACAGCTTCCCGCGCATGAGGCGGATCTCGCCAACGGCGAGCGCCTGTTCTGGGCCGGCGGCTGCGCCTCCTGCCATGCGGCCCCCGGCGCGAAGGGGGAGGACAAGCTGCTGCTTGCCGGCGGGCTGGAGTTGAAGACGCCCTTCGGCAGCTTCACGGTCCCCAATCTGTCGAGCGATCCGCAGGCCGGCATCGGCGGCTGGAGCGACGCGGATTTCGTCACCGCCATGGTCAAGGGCACCTCGCCGGACGGGCGGCACTATTATCCGTCCTTCCCCTATGCGTCCTACCGGCACATGCGCCTTGAGGATCTCATCGACCTGAAGGCGTTTCTCGACACGCTGCCGCCGTCGGACGCGCGCAACGGCGATCACGATCTCGCCTTTCCCTACTCCATCCGCGCCGGGCTGGGCGCGTGGAAGCTGCTCTATCTCGGCCAGCCGGCGCCGCCCGTTCCCGACAGCGACGATCCGCTGGTGGCGCGCGGGGCCTATCTGGTCACGGGCGCCGGTCATTGCGCGGAGTGCCACACGCCGCGCGACGCCTTTGGCGGGCTCGACTCGGCGCGATGGCTCGCCGGCGGTCCCGATCCGGAAGGCGGCGACGGGGCGATCCCCAACATCACGCCCTCGCAGGCGGGCATCGGCGGCTGGTCGGCGGCCGACATCGCCTATTACCTCGAAAGCGGCTTCACGCCGGACTTCGATTCGGTCGGCGGCAGCATGGCCTCGGTTCAGGAAAACTGGGCGAAGGTTCCAGACGAGGATCGACGGGCCGTCGCGGCCTATCTGAAGGCGATTGCCCCGCTCCCCTGA
- the cutA gene encoding divalent-cation tolerance protein CutA, which produces MKSTTDIRLIYSTFPDMESARDAAAKLVTLRLVACVNMWPGMVSVYRWQGAVEEGAEVVVLAKTSAARLEEAMAAIVELHPFDEPAVLALDVAHGSPSFLDWIRAETRGGAVD; this is translated from the coding sequence ATGAAATCGACCACCGACATCCGTCTGATCTATTCGACCTTTCCCGACATGGAGAGCGCGCGCGACGCGGCCGCCAAACTGGTGACGCTGCGCCTTGTTGCCTGCGTCAACATGTGGCCGGGCATGGTGTCGGTCTATCGCTGGCAGGGCGCGGTGGAGGAGGGCGCGGAGGTCGTGGTGCTTGCCAAGACCAGCGCGGCGCGGCTGGAGGAGGCGATGGCGGCCATCGTCGAGTTGCACCCGTTCGACGAACCGGCCGTGCTGGCGCTCGACGTGGCGCACGGCAGCCCCTCGTTCCTCGACTGGATCCGCGCCGAAACGCGCGGCGGCGCGGTCGACTGA
- a CDS encoding NAD kinase — translation MHPIEKLAFVSSETEEADAARAALERRYGAHDPKKADVIVALGGDGLMLQTLHRFMNTGKPIYGLNRGSVGFLMNEYHETDLLERIQRAVVSRIHPLVMEATDALGHIHSALAINEVSLIRQTHQAAKLRISVDGRVRMEELVCDGVIVATPAGSTAYNLSAHGPILPIDAQLLALTPISAFRPRRWRGALLPNRVSVRITVLETSKRPVSAAADYTEIRNVTDVRVREETNSESLALFDADHNWDERILSEMFRY, via the coding sequence ATGCACCCTATCGAGAAACTGGCCTTCGTCTCAAGCGAGACCGAGGAAGCCGACGCCGCGCGGGCCGCTCTCGAACGCCGCTACGGGGCGCATGATCCCAAGAAGGCGGATGTGATCGTCGCGCTCGGCGGCGACGGGCTGATGCTGCAGACGCTGCACCGCTTCATGAACACCGGCAAGCCGATCTACGGGCTCAACCGCGGCTCGGTCGGCTTCCTGATGAACGAATACCACGAGACGGATCTGCTGGAGCGCATCCAACGGGCCGTGGTCAGCCGCATTCACCCGCTGGTGATGGAAGCGACCGATGCGCTGGGACACATCCATTCCGCCCTCGCGATCAACGAGGTGTCGCTGATCCGCCAGACGCACCAGGCCGCGAAGCTGCGCATTTCCGTCGACGGGCGCGTGCGCATGGAGGAACTGGTGTGCGACGGCGTGATCGTCGCGACCCCGGCCGGCAGCACCGCCTACAACCTGTCGGCCCACGGCCCGATCCTGCCGATCGACGCGCAACTGCTGGCGCTGACGCCGATCAGCGCCTTCCGGCCCCGGCGCTGGCGCGGCGCGCTCCTGCCCAACAGGGTGAGCGTGCGCATCACCGTGCTGGAAACCAGCAAGCGCCCGGTCAGCGCCGCCGCCGATTACACCGAAATCCGCAACGTCACGGACGTGCGGGTGCGCGAGGAAACGAACTCGGAAAGCCTCGCGCTCTTCGACGCCGACCACAATTGGGACGAGCGCATCCTGTCCGAGATGTTCCGCTACTGA
- a CDS encoding response regulator: protein MALPLLDLADLRVLIAEDNPHMRQILRMMLSGFGVRTVYEAEDGAAALEIAQSRDPDLILLDWLMPILDGAELTRMLRQGQSPGCFVPIIAITSHTEKRRVLAARDSGVTEILCKPVSPRGLYLRIANCVLHPRDFVRTRAFIGPDRRRFQHPAFLGPERRGQGEDDGYVLDGGDDIPHSQGVDREPESTFH from the coding sequence ATGGCCCTTCCTCTTCTCGATCTCGCGGATCTTCGGGTTCTCATCGCAGAAGACAATCCGCACATGCGCCAGATCCTGCGCATGATGCTTTCCGGCTTCGGCGTGCGCACGGTTTACGAAGCGGAGGACGGCGCGGCGGCACTGGAGATCGCCCAGAGCCGCGATCCGGACCTCATTCTCCTCGACTGGCTGATGCCCATTCTCGACGGCGCGGAGCTCACCCGCATGCTGCGGCAGGGGCAGAGCCCGGGTTGCTTCGTGCCGATCATCGCCATCACCTCCCACACCGAGAAGCGGCGCGTGCTTGCCGCCCGCGACAGCGGCGTCACGGAAATCCTGTGCAAGCCGGTCTCGCCCCGCGGGCTCTATCTGCGCATCGCGAACTGCGTGCTTCATCCGCGCGATTTCGTGCGCACTCGCGCCTTCATCGGCCCGGACCGGCGGCGGTTCCAGCATCCCGCCTTCCTCGGTCCGGAACGGCGCGGCCAGGGCGAGGACGACGGTTACGTTCTGGACGGAGGCGACGACATCCCCCACAGTCAGGGGGTGGACAGGGAGCCCGAGTCGACCTTTCACTGA
- a CDS encoding Hpt domain-containing protein → MASDSSKSKDGAEIVKPPRDLRSKVRVMSDREAARFDPVKSAEAALERLSNDFDGWMASEADTLATAWTEIRDQGLTEERCATLFRAAHDIKGQASTFGYPLVGSVAGNLCHLIEHVPREDLPLKLVEQHVDAVRAMVAETAQQEDNATARALVDRLVDVTEDFIARTAPGDPQAPDA, encoded by the coding sequence ATGGCGAGCGATTCCAGCAAATCGAAAGACGGCGCCGAGATCGTCAAGCCGCCCCGCGACCTGCGCTCGAAGGTCCGCGTGATGAGCGACCGCGAGGCCGCGCGCTTCGACCCGGTGAAATCGGCCGAAGCCGCGCTGGAACGCCTGTCGAACGATTTCGACGGCTGGATGGCGAGTGAGGCGGACACCCTTGCCACCGCCTGGACCGAGATCCGCGACCAGGGCCTCACCGAAGAGCGCTGCGCCACGCTGTTTCGCGCCGCGCATGACATCAAGGGACAGGCCAGCACCTTCGGCTATCCGCTGGTCGGCTCCGTGGCGGGCAACCTGTGCCACCTGATTGAGCATGTGCCCCGCGAGGATCTGCCGCTGAAGCTGGTGGAACAGCATGTCGACGCGGTGCGCGCCATGGTCGCCGAAACGGCGCAGCAGGAGGACAACGCCACCGCCCGCGCGCTGGTCGACCGGCTCGTCGATGTCACCGAGGATTTCATCGCCCGAACCGCGCCCGGCGATCCGCAAGCCCCGGATGCCTGA
- a CDS encoding DUF2336 domain-containing protein: protein MIVQQFLRWVASAPEARRAEATSALARAYLYSDLDADDREAAEAAMILLLDDPSAKVRKALAEALARSADAPREVILALINDLPQIAAPVLRYSPILLDAELVEAATGFADPLPEAIARRAHLAPSVAAAIAEAGGADACFALLTNPTAVVPAASLARIAQRHGATAAIREALMERGDTPIAVRQMLLQQVGDLLRHHPLVRRGLREDRAQAVVADARERATVSLADRAAPQDTQALVAHLVETGQLTTALLLRALCTGNAALFEAALVHLSGLSGHRVREVLAGGRMPAVRALLTRAEIPARTHPLFCAAVEVWREIAVETAHLPETGRTVTLARRVIGSVLERYARMDGVEADDLVVMLRRFSAEIARESARTYVQRQMAA from the coding sequence ATGATCGTTCAGCAGTTCCTGCGATGGGTGGCGAGCGCGCCGGAGGCGCGGCGGGCCGAGGCCACGAGCGCGCTGGCGCGGGCCTATCTCTATTCCGATCTCGACGCGGACGACCGCGAGGCGGCCGAGGCCGCGATGATCCTCCTGCTGGACGATCCGAGCGCGAAGGTGCGCAAGGCGCTCGCCGAGGCGCTGGCGCGCAGCGCGGACGCGCCGCGCGAGGTGATCCTGGCCCTCATCAACGACCTGCCGCAGATCGCCGCGCCGGTATTGCGCTATTCGCCGATCCTGCTCGATGCGGAACTGGTCGAGGCCGCGACCGGCTTCGCCGACCCGCTGCCCGAGGCGATCGCGCGCCGGGCGCATCTGGCGCCGTCGGTCGCCGCCGCGATCGCCGAGGCGGGCGGGGCGGATGCCTGTTTCGCGCTGCTGACAAATCCGACCGCCGTGGTGCCGGCCGCGAGCCTGGCGCGGATCGCGCAGCGGCACGGGGCGACGGCGGCCATTCGCGAAGCGCTGATGGAACGCGGCGACACGCCCATCGCGGTGCGGCAGATGCTGCTCCAGCAGGTCGGCGATCTGTTGCGACATCATCCGCTGGTTCGCCGGGGGTTGCGCGAGGATCGCGCCCAGGCCGTGGTGGCGGATGCGCGCGAACGCGCCACCGTGTCGCTCGCCGACCGCGCCGCACCGCAGGACACGCAGGCCCTCGTCGCCCATCTGGTCGAGACGGGGCAACTCACGACCGCGCTGCTGCTGAGAGCCCTGTGCACCGGCAACGCCGCGCTCTTCGAGGCCGCGCTGGTGCATCTCTCCGGCCTTTCGGGGCACCGGGTGCGGGAGGTTCTGGCCGGCGGGCGGATGCCGGCGGTGCGGGCGCTGCTCACCAGGGCGGAGATCCCGGCGCGCACGCATCCGCTGTTCTGCGCCGCCGTCGAGGTCTGGCGGGAGATCGCGGTGGAAACCGCGCATCTGCCGGAAACCGGGCGCACGGTGACCCTGGCGCGGCGGGTGATCGGCTCCGTTCTGGAGCGCTACGCGCGGATGGACGGGGTGGAGGCGGACGATCTGGTGGTGATGCTGCGCCGGTTTTCCGCGGAGATCGCGCGCGAATCGGCACGCACCTACGTGCAGCGGCAAATGGCGGCCTGA
- a CDS encoding transglycosylase SLT domain-containing protein yields MKVGEPFSIASRIEQAFQSASTTTGASFDYLVKTAQRESNFDEDAKARTSSASGLFQFIESTWLETVKQSGHKHGLGHYADQIQRTSSGRYRVADPAMRTEILNLRDNAEIASLMAGELTQKNADYLRSRLGREPNEGELYIAHFLGAGGANKLIRLAETQPDLAADRVFSRQARANKPIFYDRGGARTVAEVYANLVAKHGGATPTIPGAGLTRVAALPQVKPGEGIAPGGPASGLTVATATSDVTAPSTASEAERGLTMGDPTRRVLTAWSATDEISSPFHALFRNGIEAQRSKFESTFLTAFAAQEEGQREALQRAAQRQEVGTDAYSERRSRVLAQLGSTQPGRIGDGQPMDLTGFLSYRPNVQQKDLLPPV; encoded by the coding sequence ATGAAAGTGGGCGAGCCGTTCTCGATCGCGTCCAGGATCGAGCAAGCTTTCCAGTCCGCAAGCACCACCACCGGAGCGTCCTTCGACTATCTGGTGAAGACGGCGCAGCGGGAATCCAACTTCGACGAGGACGCCAAGGCACGCACCTCCAGCGCGTCGGGACTGTTCCAGTTCATCGAGAGCACCTGGCTGGAGACGGTCAAGCAATCGGGCCACAAGCACGGTCTGGGGCATTATGCCGACCAGATCCAGCGCACCTCCAGCGGGCGGTACAGGGTCGCCGATCCGGCGATGCGCACCGAGATCCTCAATCTGCGCGACAATGCCGAAATCGCCTCGCTGATGGCCGGGGAACTTACCCAGAAGAATGCCGACTACCTGCGCAGCCGGCTCGGCCGCGAGCCGAACGAGGGCGAACTCTACATCGCGCACTTCCTCGGCGCCGGCGGCGCGAACAAGCTGATCCGGCTTGCCGAGACGCAACCCGATCTCGCGGCCGACCGGGTGTTTTCCCGTCAGGCGCGGGCCAACAAGCCGATTTTCTACGACCGGGGCGGGGCGCGCACCGTCGCCGAGGTCTATGCCAATCTCGTCGCCAAGCACGGCGGGGCGACGCCCACCATTCCCGGCGCCGGGCTGACCCGGGTCGCGGCGCTGCCGCAGGTCAAGCCGGGGGAGGGGATCGCGCCGGGCGGCCCGGCGAGCGGTCTGACGGTCGCCACCGCCACGTCCGATGTGACCGCGCCCTCGACCGCCTCGGAGGCCGAGCGCGGGCTGACCATGGGCGATCCGACCCGGCGGGTGCTGACCGCCTGGTCGGCGACCGACGAGATTTCCTCGCCGTTTCACGCGCTCTTCCGCAACGGGATCGAGGCGCAGCGGTCCAAGTTCGAATCCACGTTCCTGACCGCCTTCGCCGCGCAGGAAGAGGGTCAGCGCGAGGCGCTGCAACGCGCCGCGCAGCGTCAGGAGGTGGGCACCGACGCCTACAGCGAACGGCGCTCGCGCGTGCTTGCGCAACTGGGCAGCACGCAGCCCGGCCGCATCGGCGACGGTCAGCCGATGGATCTCACCGGTTTCCTGAGTTATCGCCCGAACGTCCAGCAGAAGGATCTGTTGCCTCCGGTCTGA
- a CDS encoding MaoC family dehydratase — translation MPGLHFEDFEVGHVFHHTLTRTVTEMDNMLFSNMTLNPQPLHIDRHFCETQTEWGQPLVNSLFTLGLMIGISVNDTTVGTTIANLGMSDVKFPHPLFQGDSVHCTTEVISKRESRSRPDAGIVEFEHKAFNQTDDLVAVCRRQAFMRKRSGGA, via the coding sequence ATGCCCGGACTGCATTTCGAGGACTTCGAGGTCGGACACGTGTTCCATCACACGCTGACCCGCACGGTCACGGAGATGGACAACATGCTCTTCTCCAACATGACGCTCAATCCGCAGCCGCTGCATATCGACCGCCATTTCTGCGAGACCCAGACGGAATGGGGCCAACCGCTGGTCAACAGCCTGTTCACGCTCGGGCTCATGATCGGCATCTCCGTCAATGACACCACGGTCGGCACCACGATCGCCAATCTCGGCATGAGCGACGTGAAGTTCCCCCATCCCCTGTTCCAGGGCGACAGCGTGCATTGCACCACCGAAGTGATCTCCAAGCGCGAATCGCGCTCGCGTCCCGACGCGGGGATCGTCGAATTCGAGCACAAGGCCTTCAACCAGACCGACGACCTCGTCGCCGTGTGCCGCCGGCAGGCCTTCATGCGCAAGCGGTCGGGCGGCGCCTGA
- a CDS encoding CoA ester lyase: MRSLLFVPGDSERKLAKGLGSGADVLLIDLEDSVALDAKQSAREITARFLAEARDTPGRPRLYVRVNALGTGETDADLAAVMAAGPEGIMLPKAQSGRDVQHLDAKLAVYEAETERPDGATRILVVATETAGSLFGLGSYAGASPRLEGLAWGAEDLSADIGALGNRDAAGAFTEPFRLARNLCLFGAVAAGATPIDTVFTNFRDMEALRAEAEEALRDGFTAKMAIHPAQVPVINAVFTPSPEEVAKARRIIDAFAEAGDPGVVGLDGEMLDRPHLRRAEKVIARARAADGGS, translated from the coding sequence ATGCGCTCGCTTCTCTTCGTCCCCGGCGACAGCGAGCGCAAGCTCGCCAAGGGGCTCGGCAGCGGCGCGGACGTGCTGCTGATCGATCTGGAGGATTCCGTCGCGCTCGACGCCAAGCAGAGCGCGCGCGAGATCACGGCGCGCTTCCTCGCCGAAGCCCGCGACACACCCGGACGCCCCCGCCTCTATGTGCGCGTGAACGCCCTCGGTACGGGAGAGACCGACGCCGACCTCGCCGCCGTCATGGCGGCCGGGCCCGAGGGCATCATGCTGCCGAAGGCGCAATCGGGGCGCGACGTGCAGCATCTCGACGCCAAGCTCGCCGTGTATGAGGCCGAGACCGAGCGGCCGGACGGCGCGACCCGCATCCTCGTCGTGGCGACGGAAACGGCCGGATCGCTGTTCGGCCTCGGCAGCTACGCCGGCGCGAGCCCGCGGCTTGAAGGGCTTGCCTGGGGCGCGGAGGATCTGTCGGCGGACATCGGCGCGCTCGGCAACCGCGATGCGGCCGGCGCCTTCACCGAGCCGTTTCGGCTTGCCCGCAATCTCTGCCTGTTCGGCGCGGTGGCCGCCGGGGCCACGCCCATCGACACGGTCTTCACCAATTTCCGCGACATGGAGGCCCTGCGCGCGGAGGCCGAGGAGGCGCTGCGCGACGGCTTCACCGCCAAGATGGCGATCCACCCGGCCCAGGTGCCGGTGATCAACGCGGTCTTCACGCCCTCGCCCGAGGAGGTCGCCAAGGCCCGGCGCATCATCGACGCCTTCGCCGAAGCCGGCGATCCGGGCGTCGTCGGCCTCGACGGGGAGATGCTCGACCGGCCGCATCTGCGGCGCGCGGAGAAGGTGATCGCCCGGGCGCGGGCCGCCGACGGCGGAAGCTGA